CATTGGAAAAGAACTGATTTAGTATCATATCACATGCTAATTTTCATAACTGCAATGCAACACTCCTTGTTTATTATCATAATAAGCCTTTTAATGCCTAACCTCTCCTTGCCTTAAGAACACTAGGAAAGTAGGTCCTCGTGTTCAACGTTAGCCGTGAAAATATAAAATTTTCCGACTAAAAGATTCATACTGAATATTAATAGTTTATACATTTTAAGACGGAAAGCATCTTCTTATTGAATTTATAAGAAAGATTTGAAATTTCACAGTTACAATAAACACAGCTTATATTACCATAAATACCCTAACTACATGTTCACAATAATTTTCCTCATTGACAATATGTAGTTTTCTATATTGCCTAGGTCATAAACGTCATCAACCTTTATTCCAGTAAACTGTACTCCACGTTTTAAAAGCCTTTTTATCCCATCAGTTAACTGTAGCTCACCATCATAAGTAATTTCTTTTAGTGCAGAAAATAGTTCCCTAGTAAACATATAGTATGGTACTATTACAAAATTAGATTTTGGATTCTTAGGTTTTTCTTCTACATCTATCACCTTATTGCCATCTAGTATAACAACTCCATAAGGCCGCGGATCCTTTACTTGTGTTATTAAAAAAGAATTAGGAACTAAATCAGGTATATGTTTTAATAAAGTATCTGCAGCAACAACAATAAATTTATCATCCACAAAAGGTTCTGCTCTAAGTACGGCATCCCCAAATCCTTTAGGCTCAGGTTGATTAACAAATGCTATATTGCTTTTCTCCACTTTGGAGTAAAAGTCTGTTAATTCTTTAGCTTGCTTTTCCTTTCCCATTTTTTCTAAAAACGAAATGAAGTCATAATCAGGCGTAAAATGATCTTCAATAACTCTCTTACCTCTTCCTACTACTATTATGAAATCTCTTATACCCTTATTGAAAAATTGCTCGAAAATTATTTGTATTATAGGTTTAAAACCACCATTAAATGGGATAGGAAACATCTCTTTTGGG
The nucleotide sequence above comes from Sulfolobus tengchongensis. Encoded proteins:
- a CDS encoding sugar phosphate nucleotidyltransferase yields the protein MHVVITAAGLGTRMLPASKEIPKEMFPIPFNGGFKPIIQIIFEQFFNKGIRDFIIVVGRGKRVIEDHFTPDYDFISFLEKMGKEKQAKELTDFYSKVEKSNIAFVNQPEPKGFGDAVLRAEPFVDDKFIVVAADTLLKHIPDLVPNSFLITQVKDPRPYGVVILDGNKVIDVEEKPKNPKSNFVIVPYYMFTRELFSALKEITYDGELQLTDGIKRLLKRGVQFTGIKVDDVYDLGNIENYILSMRKIIVNM